In Dioscorea cayenensis subsp. rotundata cultivar TDr96_F1 chromosome 11, TDr96_F1_v2_PseudoChromosome.rev07_lg8_w22 25.fasta, whole genome shotgun sequence, a single genomic region encodes these proteins:
- the LOC120272697 gene encoding uncharacterized protein LOC120272697, which produces MSDRQKGKEQHGTGQPKDKPNGQANNGDGNTSLQAFDPPIIDNDSTQANILGEANNKEGNSMLELPTLEPISQVINILDQKLHKPPDKNEARVGRKKMSTLGGKNHIKCRTDIEEPSVTTRTTLNELPQELCPVKKKTPSKKSLGVSRNSVLRPEVKDMDVGDSKKDGATTKK; this is translated from the exons ATGAGTGATAGGCAGAAA GGAAAGGAACAACATGGCACAGGACAACCAAAAGACAAGCCCAATGGCCAAGCTAATAAT GGTGATGGCAATACCTCATTGCAAGCATTTGATCCTCCTATTATTGATAATGATTCTACACAA GCTAATATTCTAGGCGAAGCCAACAACAAAGAGGGAAATTCAATGCTTGAGCTTCCTACCTTAGAACCCATATCACAg GTAATCAATATTCTTGATCAAAAACTTCATAAACCCCCAGACAAAAATGAAGCTAGGGTGGGCAGGAAAAAAATGAGCACATTGGGAGGAAAAAACCACATCAAGTGCAGAACTGATATTGAAGAACCCTCAGTCACAACTAGAACTACCCTCAATGAGCTTCCACAGGAACTATGTCCTGTAAAGAAGAAAACTCCATCAAAGAAGTCCCTTGGGGTCTCAAGAAATTCTGTATTGAGGCCCGAAGTAAAGGACATGGATGTTGGAGATAGCAAAAAAGATGGAGCTAcaacaaagaaatga
- the LOC120271574 gene encoding uncharacterized protein LOC120271574, with product MRNATSSVAEFVSAKEGLKIALNNNWVHLVIEGDAKNVIDHLKMKAVIKAKEDSKQAKEIDLIASKFTNLHKSHVFRRCNRVADKFAKLGYSLKDRKIWHYPPQEVRHLLEQDKKHAS from the coding sequence ATGCGTAACGCTACCAGCTCAGTAGCCGAGTTTGTCTCTGCAAAAGAAGGCCTCAAGATAGCTTTGAATAATAATTGGGTGCACTTGGTGATTGAAGGTGATGCCAAGAATGTTATAGACCATTTGAAAATGAAGGCTGTAATAAAGGCAAAAGAAGATTCAAAGCAAGCTAAAGAAATAGATCTAATTGCATCGAAGTTCACAAATCTACATAAGAGTCACGTCTTCAGAAGATGTAATAGAGTAGCTGACAAATTCGCTAAATTGGGATACAGTTTGAAGGATCGTAAAATATGGCACTATCCGCCTCAGGAAGTTCGGCATCTCCTGGAACAAGACAAGAAGCATGCTAGTTAA